In Micromonospora sp. NBC_01813, the following are encoded in one genomic region:
- a CDS encoding uroporphyrinogen-III synthase: MTRTRKLAGHIAFVGAGPGDPGLLTRRAHDALVDADQVVYDRGVPETLLAAVRANAKADAQLSPAEGAPGDVAKVLISAARSGQAAVRLVCGDPFGHHTVVTEVQAVARTAVPFEVVPGVSQAEGVASYAGVPLPGVRTVADVDDIASLDFEALAAAIGRGSLALAVDAGELAAARDGLLAAGVDGATSVAVTGDGTGETQYTTTSTVDSFVAAALGFTGRVVLTLGAGVTERDKLSWWENRPLYGWKVLVPRTKEQAGVMSAQLRAYGAIPCEVPTIAVEPPRTPAQMERAVKGLVDGRYAWVVFTSVNAVRAVWEKFAEHGLDARHFGGVKIACIGEATADAVRDFGIQPELVPGGEQSSEGLLAEFSPHDEILDPVGRVLLPRADIATETLAAGLTERGWEVDDVTAYRTVRAAPPPAEIRDAIKSGGFDAVLFTSSSTVRNLVGIAGKPHARTVVAVIGPKTAETATEFGLRVDVQPAHAAVPDLVEALAGYAVELREKLVTMPAKQRRGSKVQGPTALRFR; this comes from the coding sequence ATGACCCGCACCCGTAAGCTCGCAGGCCACATCGCGTTCGTTGGGGCCGGCCCCGGCGACCCCGGCCTGTTGACCCGCCGGGCGCACGACGCTCTGGTCGACGCGGACCAGGTGGTGTACGACCGTGGCGTCCCGGAGACGCTGCTCGCCGCGGTCCGCGCCAACGCGAAGGCAGACGCCCAGCTCAGCCCGGCCGAAGGCGCTCCCGGTGACGTGGCCAAGGTGTTGATCTCGGCTGCCCGCTCCGGGCAGGCGGCGGTCCGACTGGTCTGCGGCGACCCGTTCGGCCACCACACCGTGGTCACCGAGGTGCAGGCGGTAGCCCGCACTGCGGTGCCGTTCGAGGTGGTGCCCGGGGTCAGCCAGGCCGAGGGCGTGGCCAGCTACGCCGGGGTCCCACTTCCTGGCGTGCGTACGGTCGCCGACGTCGACGACATCGCGAGCCTCGACTTCGAGGCACTCGCCGCCGCGATCGGCCGGGGTTCGCTCGCGCTGGCGGTGGACGCCGGCGAGCTCGCCGCCGCCCGCGACGGGCTGCTCGCCGCCGGGGTCGACGGTGCCACGTCGGTCGCGGTGACCGGGGACGGCACCGGTGAGACCCAGTACACCACCACCTCGACCGTGGACAGCTTCGTGGCCGCCGCCCTCGGCTTCACCGGCCGGGTGGTGCTCACCCTCGGTGCCGGCGTGACCGAGCGCGACAAGCTCAGCTGGTGGGAGAACCGGCCGCTGTACGGCTGGAAGGTCCTGGTGCCGCGGACCAAGGAACAGGCCGGCGTGATGAGCGCCCAGCTGCGCGCCTACGGTGCCATCCCGTGCGAGGTGCCGACCATCGCGGTCGAGCCGCCGCGTACCCCGGCGCAGATGGAACGGGCGGTCAAGGGCCTGGTCGACGGCCGGTACGCGTGGGTCGTGTTCACCTCGGTCAACGCGGTGCGGGCGGTCTGGGAGAAGTTCGCCGAGCACGGACTGGACGCCCGCCACTTCGGCGGCGTCAAGATCGCCTGCATCGGTGAGGCGACCGCCGACGCGGTCCGCGACTTCGGGATCCAGCCTGAGCTGGTGCCCGGCGGCGAACAGTCCTCCGAGGGGCTGCTGGCCGAGTTCTCCCCGCACGACGAGATCCTCGACCCGGTCGGTCGGGTGCTGCTGCCCCGCGCCGACATCGCCACCGAGACCCTGGCGGCCGGGCTGACCGAACGTGGCTGGGAGGTCGACGACGTCACCGCGTACCGGACCGTGCGCGCCGCGCCGCCGCCGGCCGAGATCCGCGACGCGATCAAGTCCGGCGGCTTCGACGCGGTGCTGTTCACCTCGTCGTCGACCGTACGGAACCTGGTCGGCATCGCCGGCAAGCCGCACGCCCGGACCGTGGTGGCGGTGATCGGTCCGAAGACCGCCGAGACCGCCACCGAGTTCGGCCTGCGGGTCGACGTACAGCCGGCGCACGCGGCGGTCCCGGACCTGGTCGAGGCGCTGGCCGGCTACGCCGTCGAGCTGCGGGAGAAGCTGGTGACGATGCCGGCGAAGCAGCGGCGCGGTTCGAAGGTGCAGGGCCCGACCGCGTTGCGGTTCCGCTGA
- a CDS encoding glutamyl-tRNA reductase, translating to MNLIVVGASYRTTPIATLERLAVAPTDTGEVLRRLLAQPYVDAAVVLSTCNRVEVYAAVSGFHGGLADICAVLGERSASQPNDLAEHLYVHYGQAAVEHTFRVAAGLDSMVVGEAQILGQLRDAYHAANEADATGRLLHELMQQALRVGKRAHSETDIDRAGQSVVSAALRVGAESLPGGLIGRAVLVLGAGAMGALAVATLARLGVESIQVVNRRDDRAVRLAGTYGATAVPYAQLTTALAQVDLVISATASAEPVLTRDAVAQVLAGRPTDRTDPLVLLDLAVPRDVEPAAGTLPGVSVIDIDALASVLTDAPAAVDMAAVAQIVAAEVESFLSWMRGSDVAPTVAALRGRADEVVGAELRRLAGRRPDLTDEQRAEVAHTVHRVVQRLLHSPTVRVRQLAAEPGGDQYAALLRQLFDLEEPQTSTASDVPDLHGAPDPSQGPARSEADR from the coding sequence ATGAATCTGATCGTCGTCGGCGCGTCCTACCGGACCACGCCGATCGCCACCCTGGAGCGGTTGGCCGTGGCGCCGACCGACACCGGCGAGGTGCTGCGGCGGCTGCTCGCCCAGCCGTACGTCGACGCCGCCGTGGTGCTCTCCACCTGCAACCGGGTCGAGGTGTACGCCGCGGTCAGCGGATTCCACGGCGGCCTCGCCGACATCTGCGCCGTGCTCGGCGAGCGATCCGCCAGCCAACCCAACGACCTCGCCGAGCACCTGTACGTGCACTACGGCCAGGCCGCCGTCGAGCACACCTTCCGGGTGGCCGCCGGGCTCGACTCGATGGTCGTCGGCGAGGCACAGATCCTCGGCCAGCTGCGCGACGCGTACCACGCCGCCAACGAGGCCGACGCCACCGGCCGGCTGCTGCACGAGCTGATGCAGCAGGCGCTGCGGGTCGGCAAGCGGGCGCACTCCGAGACCGACATCGACCGGGCGGGGCAGAGCGTCGTCAGCGCCGCGCTGCGAGTGGGCGCCGAGTCGCTGCCCGGCGGGCTCATCGGCCGGGCGGTGCTGGTCCTCGGTGCCGGCGCGATGGGCGCTCTGGCGGTGGCCACCCTGGCCCGGCTCGGCGTGGAGTCCATCCAGGTGGTGAACCGCCGGGACGACCGCGCGGTCCGGCTCGCCGGCACGTACGGCGCGACCGCCGTGCCGTACGCCCAGTTGACCACCGCGCTGGCCCAGGTCGACCTGGTGATCAGCGCGACTGCTTCCGCCGAGCCGGTGCTGACCCGCGACGCCGTCGCGCAGGTGCTGGCCGGGCGGCCGACCGACCGGACCGACCCGTTGGTCCTGCTCGACCTCGCCGTGCCGCGCGACGTCGAACCGGCCGCCGGCACCCTGCCCGGCGTCTCGGTGATCGACATCGACGCCCTGGCCAGCGTGCTCACCGACGCCCCCGCCGCAGTGGACATGGCGGCCGTCGCCCAGATCGTCGCGGCCGAGGTCGAATCGTTCCTCAGCTGGATGCGTGGTTCCGACGTGGCGCCGACCGTCGCCGCCCTGCGCGGCCGCGCCGACGAGGTGGTCGGTGCCGAGCTGCGCCGACTCGCCGGGCGGCGACCGGACCTCACCGATGAACAGCGTGCCGAGGTCGCCCACACCGTGCACCGGGTGGTGCAGCGGCTGCTGCACTCCCCGACGGTCCGGGTCCGTCAGTTGGCCGCCGAACCCGGCGGCGACCAGTACGCCGCGTTGCTGCGTCAACTGTTCGACCTGGAGGAGCCGCAGACCTCGACCGCCAGCGACGTACCCGACCTGCACGGCGCACCGGACCCGTCGCAGGGCCCGGCCCGATCGGAGGCCGACCGATGA
- a CDS encoding redox-sensing transcriptional repressor Rex, whose protein sequence is MSQHRQPGASGRVDAVPALPDLPEATVARLPEYLRALHTLAESGHETVSSEGLANAAGVNSAKLRKDLSQLGSYGTRGVGYDTTLLIEQIEYVLGLTQRRAVALVGVGNLGHALAGYAGFVSRGFRIAALFDADTARVGEQINGLVVRHISELPAVAAQEAIAIGVIATPAAAAQQVADELVAAGVTSILNFAPCVLTVPAGVDVRKVDLAIELQILSFHEHRKSASFHEHRKSALTAIPGGLDTGAGAATGFVPGVDPGLHRAAGPLPTGPAEAVGS, encoded by the coding sequence ATGAGTCAGCACCGCCAGCCAGGCGCGTCCGGGCGGGTCGACGCCGTTCCGGCGCTGCCGGACCTCCCTGAGGCGACGGTCGCCCGACTCCCGGAGTACCTTCGCGCGCTGCACACCCTCGCCGAGTCCGGTCACGAGACGGTCTCCAGCGAAGGGCTCGCCAACGCGGCCGGGGTCAACTCGGCGAAACTCCGCAAGGATCTGTCCCAACTGGGTTCCTACGGCACCCGCGGTGTCGGCTACGACACCACCCTGCTGATCGAGCAGATCGAGTACGTGCTCGGCCTCACCCAGCGGCGGGCCGTGGCGCTGGTCGGGGTCGGCAACCTCGGACACGCGTTGGCCGGCTACGCCGGGTTCGTCAGCCGAGGCTTCCGGATCGCCGCGCTGTTCGACGCGGACACCGCCCGGGTCGGCGAGCAGATCAACGGACTCGTCGTCCGACACATCAGCGAGTTGCCGGCGGTAGCCGCGCAGGAAGCGATCGCCATCGGGGTCATCGCCACCCCGGCGGCAGCCGCCCAGCAGGTCGCCGACGAGCTCGTCGCCGCCGGAGTCACCAGCATCCTCAACTTCGCGCCCTGCGTACTGACCGTCCCCGCAGGGGTCGACGTCCGCAAGGTCGACCTGGCGATCGAGCTGCAGATTCTCTCCTTTCACGAACACCGCAAGTCGGCCTCCTTCCACGAGCACCGCAAGTCGGCGCTGACCGCGATCCCCGGCGGGCTGGACACCGGCGCGGGTGCCGCGACCGGTTTCGTCCCAGGCGTCGACCCCGGCCTGCACCGGGCCGCCGGCCCGCTGCCGACCGGGCCAGCGGAGGCGGTCGGATCATGA
- a CDS encoding sensor histidine kinase has product MPDASSVPHAAAPPPAAMVPAPPAHLLRRLGSDTLFVATGLPLALTSFIVVVVGFSVGVGMVVTVIGLPILTGTLYAARAFAHLERRRMASVLRTAAVRASYRAAGPQAGTWRRLLTPLVDPQSWLDLAYGILRLPVALVATTVTLSWSALAAAGSLYWMYDWLLPAPTASDESLAELLGLGDGSATRIALHTAIGLFFLVTLPIVVRGCALLEAGLARGLLTGVSGLRHRITVLEEQRQAAVSAEAIALRRLERDIHDGPQQRLVRLAMDLGRAREQLSVDPDAAQRTLDEALSQTRETLAELRALSRGIAPPILVDRGLPSALAALAARSVVPVELVVDPQLATAAGRPEAGAESTTYFVVAEALTNVAKHSEATSCAVAVHRRDGRMVIAITDDGAGGAHVAKGHGLAGLADRVRAHGGSLTVTSPAGGPTEIRAELPG; this is encoded by the coding sequence ATGCCCGATGCCAGCTCCGTACCCCACGCCGCGGCACCTCCGCCCGCGGCGATGGTCCCCGCTCCACCGGCCCACCTACTGCGCCGGCTCGGCTCCGACACGCTGTTCGTCGCCACCGGTCTACCGCTCGCATTGACCAGTTTCATCGTCGTGGTCGTCGGATTCTCGGTCGGCGTCGGAATGGTCGTCACCGTCATCGGTCTGCCGATCCTCACCGGCACGCTGTACGCCGCCCGCGCCTTCGCCCACCTGGAGCGGCGACGGATGGCCAGCGTGCTGCGCACCGCAGCGGTCCGGGCGAGCTACCGCGCCGCCGGGCCGCAGGCCGGCACCTGGCGGCGGCTCCTGACACCGCTGGTGGATCCGCAATCCTGGCTCGACCTGGCGTACGGCATCCTGCGGCTGCCGGTGGCGCTGGTCGCCACAACGGTGACCCTGAGCTGGTCGGCCCTCGCGGCGGCCGGGTCGCTGTACTGGATGTACGACTGGCTGCTGCCGGCACCGACCGCGTCGGACGAGAGCCTGGCGGAGCTGCTCGGCCTGGGTGACGGGTCGGCCACCCGGATCGCCCTACACACCGCGATCGGCCTGTTCTTCCTGGTCACCCTTCCGATCGTGGTACGCGGTTGTGCCCTACTCGAGGCCGGTCTGGCCCGTGGCCTGCTCACCGGAGTGTCCGGGCTGCGTCACCGGATCACCGTCCTGGAGGAGCAGCGGCAGGCGGCGGTCAGCGCGGAGGCGATCGCGCTACGCCGGCTGGAGCGTGACATCCACGACGGTCCCCAGCAGCGTCTGGTCCGGCTCGCCATGGACCTGGGCCGGGCCCGCGAACAGTTGTCGGTCGACCCCGACGCCGCCCAGCGGACCCTCGACGAGGCGCTCAGCCAGACCCGGGAGACCCTGGCCGAGCTACGGGCGTTGTCGCGGGGCATCGCCCCGCCGATCCTGGTCGACCGAGGGCTGCCGAGCGCGCTCGCGGCCCTCGCCGCCCGCAGCGTGGTGCCGGTCGAGCTGGTGGTCGATCCGCAGCTCGCCACGGCGGCCGGCCGACCCGAGGCCGGGGCGGAGAGCACCACGTACTTCGTGGTGGCCGAGGCGCTGACCAACGTCGCCAAGCACAGCGAGGCCACCAGTTGCGCCGTCGCCGTGCATCGGCGCGACGGCCGGATGGTGATCGCGATCACCGACGACGGGGCCGGTGGGGCGCATGTCGCCAAGGGACACGGGTTGGCCGGTCTGGCCGACCGGGTCCGGGCGCACGGCGGCAGCCTGACGGTCACCAGCCCGGCCGGCGGACCCACCGAGATCCGCGCCGAGCTACCGGGCTGA
- a CDS encoding response regulator transcription factor — protein sequence MRVVIADDGVLLREGLIRLLTEHGHQVVAAVGDGPALVAAVAEHRPDVSIVDVRMPPSHTDEGLRAAVEIRRARPGAPLLVLSQYVDVSYADDLLADRAGAVGYLLKDRVSAITEFLDALGRVAAGGTVLDPEVVGQLLVRRRRDDPLRELTAREREVLGLMAEGRSNGAIARLLVVTDGAVEKHVHNIFSKLRLPPDTEQHRRVLAVLAYLRG from the coding sequence ATGCGAGTGGTGATCGCCGACGACGGGGTGCTCCTGCGGGAAGGGCTGATCCGCCTGCTGACCGAGCACGGCCATCAGGTGGTGGCGGCGGTCGGGGACGGGCCGGCGCTGGTCGCGGCGGTCGCCGAGCACCGTCCCGACGTCTCGATCGTCGACGTACGCATGCCGCCGTCGCATACCGACGAGGGGTTGCGGGCGGCGGTCGAGATCCGCCGGGCGCGGCCGGGGGCGCCGTTGCTGGTGCTCTCCCAGTACGTCGACGTCTCGTACGCCGACGATCTGCTCGCCGACCGGGCCGGGGCGGTGGGCTACCTGCTCAAGGATCGGGTCTCGGCGATCACGGAGTTTCTCGACGCGCTCGGCCGGGTCGCCGCCGGCGGCACCGTGCTCGACCCCGAGGTGGTCGGCCAGCTGCTGGTACGCCGACGGCGGGACGATCCGTTGCGTGAACTCACCGCGCGCGAGCGTGAGGTGCTCGGGCTGATGGCCGAGGGACGGTCCAACGGCGCCATCGCGCGCCTGCTGGTGGTGACCGACGGCGCTGTCGAGAAGCACGTGCACAACATCTTCTCGAAGCTGCGGTTGCCGCCGGACACCGAGCAGCACCGCCGGGTACTCGCGGTGCTGGCCTACCTGCGCGGCTGA
- a CDS encoding HAD family hydrolase has product MATEKTHLVWDWNGTLLNDLSLVVTSTNHAIATVDGPVLTPEQHRVAFRRPVADYYADVLGRAVDAAEFGRLDRIFHDAYRAGLTTCALAEDAEQALRSWPGSQSLLSMWFHDELVPLVETYGLTPTFRRIDGLRTAIGGDRKASHLDRHLTELGVDPAETVLIGDSIDDADAAQEVGASCILYTGGFTDPGRLRARGVPVAETLSEAVLLAARHD; this is encoded by the coding sequence GTGGCCACGGAGAAAACCCACCTCGTGTGGGACTGGAACGGGACCCTGCTCAACGATCTGTCCCTGGTGGTCACCTCCACCAACCACGCGATCGCCACCGTCGACGGGCCGGTGCTCACCCCGGAGCAGCACCGCGTCGCGTTCCGTCGGCCGGTCGCCGACTACTACGCCGACGTGCTCGGCCGAGCGGTCGACGCCGCGGAGTTCGGGCGGCTGGACCGGATCTTCCACGACGCGTACCGGGCCGGACTCACCACCTGCGCGCTGGCGGAGGACGCCGAACAGGCGCTGCGGAGTTGGCCGGGCAGCCAGTCCCTGCTGTCGATGTGGTTCCACGACGAGTTGGTGCCGCTGGTCGAGACGTACGGGCTGACCCCGACCTTCCGGCGCATCGACGGGCTGCGTACCGCCATCGGTGGTGACCGCAAGGCCAGCCACCTCGACCGGCACCTGACCGAGTTGGGGGTGGACCCGGCCGAGACCGTGCTCATCGGTGACTCGATCGACGACGCCGACGCCGCGCAGGAGGTCGGTGCAAGTTGCATCCTGTACACCGGCGGATTCACCGACCCGGGCCGACTGCGCGCCCGTGGGGTGCCGGTCGCCGAGACGCTGAGCGAGGCGGTCCTGCTGGCCGCCCGGCACGACTGA
- a CDS encoding glutaredoxin family protein produces MSRSEPRITLITRPGCHLCEVAREAVARVATQTGDEWVEWDVTTDLELERDFGERLPVVLLDGREHGYWRVEEDRLLADLRRPT; encoded by the coding sequence GTGTCGCGCAGTGAACCCCGGATCACCCTGATCACCCGCCCCGGCTGCCATCTGTGCGAGGTCGCCCGCGAGGCGGTCGCCCGAGTGGCCACCCAGACCGGCGACGAATGGGTGGAGTGGGACGTGACCACCGACCTCGAGTTGGAACGCGACTTCGGCGAACGGCTGCCGGTGGTGCTGCTCGACGGGCGGGAACACGGCTACTGGCGGGTCGAGGAGGACCGGCTGCTCGCCGACCTGCGCCGGCCGACCTGA
- a CDS encoding ECF subfamily RNA polymerase sigma factor, BldN family has protein sequence MLSITMRGDGSTRRTTPRVPPSNETPTRHQQGANNKPMGGGVATPARPTMPTQPGGNDAETTVLPVIPDQGGRSGAPPGGYPARPDPTDPAREVWALVERAQAGETEAFGLIYDRYVDTVFRFVYFRVGNRQLAEDLTSDTFLRALKRIGSFTWQGRDLGAWLVTIARNLVADHFKSGRYRLEVTTGDVMDAEREDRGPEGSPEAAVVDHITNVALLTAVKQLNPEQQECIVLRFLQGFSVAETARAMGKNEGAIKALQYRAVRALARLLPDGFQP, from the coding sequence ATGCTCAGCATCACGATGCGCGGAGACGGGAGCACCCGCCGGACCACACCACGCGTCCCGCCGTCGAACGAAACGCCGACCCGCCACCAGCAGGGGGCCAACAACAAGCCGATGGGCGGTGGCGTCGCCACCCCGGCCCGGCCGACCATGCCGACCCAGCCGGGCGGCAACGACGCGGAGACGACCGTCCTGCCGGTCATCCCCGATCAGGGCGGACGGTCCGGTGCGCCACCAGGCGGGTATCCGGCCCGGCCGGATCCGACCGATCCGGCGCGCGAGGTGTGGGCACTGGTCGAACGCGCCCAGGCCGGTGAGACCGAGGCGTTCGGGCTGATCTACGACCGGTACGTGGACACCGTCTTCCGGTTCGTCTACTTCCGGGTCGGCAACCGGCAGTTGGCCGAGGACCTGACGTCGGACACGTTCCTGCGGGCACTGAAGCGGATCGGCAGCTTCACCTGGCAGGGCCGCGACCTTGGCGCCTGGCTGGTGACGATCGCCCGCAACCTGGTGGCGGACCACTTCAAGTCGGGGCGGTACCGACTCGAAGTTACTACGGGTGACGTAATGGATGCGGAGCGCGAGGATCGCGGTCCGGAGGGTAGCCCGGAAGCGGCGGTCGTCGACCACATCACCAATGTCGCATTGTTGACCGCCGTGAAACAGCTCAACCCCGAGCAGCAGGAGTGCATCGTTCTGCGCTTCCTGCAAGGCTTTTCGGTCGCCGAGACGGCTCGCGCGATGGGCAAGAACGAGGGCGCGATCAAGGCCCTGCAGTACCGCGCGGTACGCGCGTTGGCCCGGTTGCTGCCCGACGGTTTCCAACCGTGA
- a CDS encoding HAD family hydrolase — MARTRKLTISTDAAGHTAGWASTEPASDTPVTPHPSTAAFFDVDNTMLRGASIYWLARGLAARNYFTTADLAQFAWRQARFRLLAAEHAGDLSRAREAALAFVAGWRVDDVERLSEEIFDELMAPRIWAGSRALAQTHLDAGQRVWLVSATPVEIGRVIAQRLGLTGALGTVAEVVDGAYTGRLVGDLMHGPAKAEAVAQLAAVEGLDLDTCSAYSDSVNDLPMLSTVGHPVAVNPDTALRRQARERGWQIRDFRTGRRAARIAVPSTVAAGFLVGAVSAGLAIRRRWASN; from the coding sequence GTGGCGCGCACCCGCAAGCTGACCATCAGCACGGACGCCGCTGGCCACACCGCAGGCTGGGCGAGCACCGAGCCGGCCAGCGACACGCCGGTCACCCCGCACCCGAGCACCGCCGCCTTCTTCGACGTCGACAACACCATGTTGCGCGGCGCGTCCATCTACTGGCTCGCCCGCGGACTGGCCGCCCGCAACTACTTCACCACCGCCGACCTCGCCCAGTTCGCGTGGCGGCAGGCCCGGTTCCGGCTGCTGGCCGCCGAACACGCCGGGGACCTGTCCCGGGCCCGCGAAGCTGCGTTGGCGTTCGTCGCCGGATGGCGGGTCGACGACGTGGAACGCCTCTCCGAGGAGATCTTCGACGAGTTGATGGCGCCCCGCATCTGGGCCGGCAGCCGCGCGTTGGCCCAGACGCACCTCGACGCCGGACAGCGGGTGTGGCTGGTCAGCGCCACCCCGGTGGAAATCGGTCGGGTGATCGCCCAACGACTCGGGCTCACCGGCGCGCTCGGCACCGTCGCCGAGGTCGTCGACGGTGCGTACACCGGCCGGCTGGTCGGCGACCTGATGCACGGGCCGGCCAAGGCCGAGGCGGTCGCGCAACTCGCCGCCGTGGAAGGGCTCGACCTGGACACCTGCAGCGCGTACAGCGACTCGGTCAACGATCTGCCGATGCTCTCGACGGTCGGGCACCCGGTCGCCGTCAATCCGGACACCGCGCTACGCCGGCAGGCCCGCGAGCGCGGCTGGCAGATCCGCGACTTCCGGACTGGTCGCCGGGCGGCCAGGATCGCGGTACCGTCGACGGTCGCTGCGGGTTTCCTGGTCGGCGCGGTCTCGGCCGGCCTGGCCATCCGCCGCCGGTGGGCGTCCAACTGA
- a CDS encoding lysophospholipid acyltransferase family protein, with protein MTVPDLPGDVWDQRVAAGLAFLRRRLAGQYDVDEFGFDPELTESVFQPVLRTLYRDWFRTEISGVEHVPLKSAGLVVANHSGTVALDAMVLSAILYDEHPEHRHLRLLTADLVFRLPFLSELARKLGGTMACNPDAERLLGSGELVSVFPEGFKGVGKPYSQRYKLQRFGRGGFVSAAIRSGAPIIPVAIVGAEEIYPMLADVAPLARLLGLPYFPITPTFPLLGPLGLVPLPSKWLIEFCPPIPTTQLADHADDPLVVFNLADQVRETIQQALHRLLERRPDPFGR; from the coding sequence ATGACCGTGCCCGATCTGCCCGGCGACGTGTGGGATCAGCGGGTCGCCGCCGGCCTGGCCTTTCTGCGCCGTCGGCTCGCCGGCCAGTACGACGTGGACGAGTTCGGGTTCGACCCCGAACTGACCGAGAGCGTGTTCCAGCCGGTGCTCCGCACGCTGTACCGGGACTGGTTCCGCACCGAGATCTCCGGCGTCGAGCACGTGCCGTTGAAGAGCGCCGGGCTCGTCGTCGCCAACCACTCCGGTACGGTCGCGTTGGACGCCATGGTGCTCTCCGCGATCCTGTACGACGAGCACCCCGAGCACCGGCACCTGCGGCTGCTCACCGCGGACCTGGTCTTCCGGCTGCCGTTCCTGTCCGAGCTGGCGCGCAAACTCGGCGGCACGATGGCCTGCAACCCGGACGCGGAGCGGCTACTGGGCAGCGGTGAACTCGTCAGCGTCTTCCCGGAGGGTTTCAAAGGGGTCGGCAAGCCGTACTCGCAGCGCTACAAGTTGCAGCGGTTCGGCCGAGGCGGGTTCGTCTCGGCGGCCATCCGTAGCGGAGCTCCGATCATCCCGGTGGCGATCGTCGGTGCCGAGGAGATCTACCCGATGCTGGCCGACGTCGCCCCGCTCGCGAGACTGCTCGGGCTGCCCTACTTCCCGATCACCCCGACGTTTCCGCTGTTGGGGCCGCTCGGCCTGGTCCCGCTGCCCAGCAAGTGGCTGATCGAGTTCTGCCCACCGATCCCGACCACCCAGCTCGCCGACCATGCCGACGATCCGCTGGTCGTGTTCAACCTCGCCGACCAGGTGCGGGAGACCATCCAGCAGGCGCTGCACCGGCTCCTGGAGCGTCGACCGGACCCGTTCGGCCGCTGA
- a CDS encoding NAD-dependent epimerase/dehydratase family protein, with amino-acid sequence MVRSPTVVVTGTSRFIGARVAGRLAADPRVGRVIGLDSAIPSPALAELLRDVDQVRADAGAASGIIADVDAEAVVHLAVVSGPDQQYGGRAAMKEQNVIGTMQLLAACQQATRLRKLVVRSSTAAYGASFRDPAVFTEETEPREVPRGGFARDILDIESYVRGFRRRRPDTTATVLRFAPFIGSTAETSLTRYFSQPLVPTVFGRDPRLQFVHVDDALEVLHRAVVEDHPGTYNVAGPGVLTLSQAIRRAGRVAVPVLEPGLSTAAGFTRTFGVGRYGLDQIDLFIHGRVVDISRLTREFGFVPRSTAAAFDDFRRAQLDSAVLGADRLAAAEQAILAGIRRVRDGLADDKPQELG; translated from the coding sequence ATGGTGAGGTCCCCGACCGTCGTGGTTACCGGGACCAGCCGTTTCATCGGTGCCCGGGTCGCCGGCCGGCTCGCCGCCGATCCTCGGGTCGGTCGGGTCATCGGCTTGGACTCGGCCATCCCGTCGCCGGCCCTCGCCGAGCTGCTGCGTGACGTCGATCAGGTGCGCGCCGACGCCGGCGCGGCCAGCGGCATCATCGCGGACGTCGATGCGGAAGCCGTCGTGCATCTGGCCGTGGTCAGCGGACCCGACCAGCAGTACGGCGGCCGCGCGGCGATGAAGGAACAGAACGTCATCGGCACCATGCAGTTGCTCGCCGCCTGCCAGCAGGCGACCCGGCTGCGCAAGCTGGTGGTGCGCTCGTCCACGGCCGCGTACGGTGCTTCGTTTCGCGACCCGGCGGTCTTCACCGAGGAGACCGAGCCGCGCGAGGTGCCCCGCGGCGGGTTCGCCCGCGACATCCTCGACATCGAGTCGTACGTGCGCGGCTTCCGCCGCCGCCGCCCGGACACCACCGCCACCGTGCTGCGATTCGCGCCGTTCATCGGCTCCACCGCCGAGACCAGTCTGACCCGCTACTTCTCCCAGCCGCTGGTGCCGACGGTCTTCGGTCGCGACCCGCGGCTGCAGTTCGTGCACGTCGACGACGCGCTCGAGGTGCTGCACCGGGCCGTCGTCGAGGACCATCCGGGCACCTACAACGTTGCCGGTCCGGGGGTGCTCACCCTGTCCCAGGCGATCCGTCGGGCCGGGCGGGTCGCCGTACCGGTGCTGGAGCCGGGGTTGTCCACCGCAGCGGGCTTCACCCGTACGTTCGGGGTGGGTCGGTACGGACTCGATCAGATCGACCTGTTCATCCACGGCCGGGTGGTCGACATCAGCAGGCTGACCCGCGAGTTCGGCTTCGTGCCGCGTTCGACGGCGGCCGCGTTCGACGACTTCCGTCGGGCGCAGCTGGACAGCGCGGTGCTGGGCGCCGATCGGCTCGCCGCCGCCGAGCAGGCGATCCTGGCCGGCATCCGCCGGGTCCGCGACGGCCTGGCCGACGACAAGCCGCAGGAGTTGGGATGA
- a CDS encoding 30S ribosomal protein bS22, with product MCQPHPRGPRTDPHVRWEGFRMGSVVKKRRKRMAKKKHRKLLRKTRVQRRRLGK from the coding sequence ATGTGCCAGCCGCACCCTCGCGGCCCACGGACCGACCCGCACGTTCGTTGGGAAGGCTTTCGTATGGGCTCCGTGGTCAAGAAGCGCCGCAAGCGTATGGCCAAGAAGAAGCACCGCAAGCTGTTGCGCAAGACTCGCGTCCAGCGTCGACGTCTCGGCAAGTGA